A part of Deltaproteobacteria bacterium genomic DNA contains:
- a CDS encoding cystathionine gamma-synthase, whose product MTTKANDHFETLAIHAGQHPDPTTGAVMTPVYLTSTYAQSGPGEHKGFEYSRTRNPTRDALQGCLAALENGKHALAFASGLAATDAVLHLLSAGDHVVLSDDLYGGTFRLADKVFKRLGIEQTYVDVTDARAVEGAFRPNTKLLWVETPTNPMLKICDLAALADVSRKRKVISVCDNTFATPYFQRPLELGIDVVAHSMTKYLNGHSDVVAGALVLRRDDLHEKLAFLQNAVGAVPGPLDSFLVLRGLKTLHVRMERHDQNARLVVEALKRHPKVERVTWPGLAEHPQHALARKQMTGFGGMLTCVVKGGLPAARTFLKSLRLFAVAESLGGVESLIEHPAIMTHASVPPETRRKLGIDDGFIRISVGIENGQDLVDDLSQALERT is encoded by the coding sequence ATGACCACCAAGGCGAACGATCACTTCGAGACGCTCGCGATCCATGCGGGCCAGCACCCCGACCCCACCACCGGCGCCGTGATGACGCCGGTATACCTGACTTCGACGTACGCGCAGTCGGGTCCGGGCGAGCACAAAGGGTTCGAGTACTCGCGCACGCGGAACCCGACGCGCGATGCGCTGCAGGGCTGCCTGGCGGCGCTGGAGAACGGCAAGCACGCCCTCGCCTTCGCCAGCGGACTGGCGGCTACGGATGCCGTCCTGCATCTGCTCTCCGCGGGCGATCACGTCGTGCTCAGCGACGATCTCTACGGCGGGACCTTCCGGCTCGCCGACAAGGTATTCAAGCGTCTCGGAATCGAGCAGACCTACGTCGACGTGACCGACGCCCGCGCGGTGGAGGGCGCGTTCCGGCCGAACACGAAGTTGCTCTGGGTGGAGACGCCCACCAACCCGATGCTGAAGATCTGCGACCTCGCCGCGCTGGCCGACGTCTCCCGCAAGCGCAAGGTGATCTCCGTCTGCGACAACACCTTCGCGACTCCGTATTTCCAGCGACCGCTGGAGCTCGGCATCGACGTCGTCGCGCACTCGATGACCAAGTACCTGAACGGACACAGCGACGTGGTGGCCGGGGCGCTCGTGCTGCGCCGCGACGACCTGCACGAGAAGCTCGCCTTCCTGCAGAACGCAGTGGGCGCGGTGCCGGGCCCGCTCGATTCCTTCCTCGTGCTGCGCGGGCTGAAGACCCTGCACGTCCGCATGGAGCGCCACGATCAGAATGCGCGCCTGGTCGTCGAGGCGCTGAAGCGCCATCCCAAGGTCGAGCGCGTCACCTGGCCTGGGCTCGCCGAGCACCCGCAGCATGCGCTGGCGCGGAAGCAGATGACGGGATTCGGCGGAATGCTCACCTGCGTGGTCAAGGGCGGGCTGCCCGCGGCGCGGACGTTCCTCAAGTCACTTCGGCTGTTCGCGGTGGCCGAGTCGCTGGGAGGCGTGGAGAGCTTGATCGAGCATCCGGCGATCATGACGCACGCCTCGGTGCCGCCGGAGACGCGCCGCAAGCTCGGCATCGACGACGGCTTCATCCGCATCTCCGTGGGGATTGAAAACGGGCAGGACCTGGTCGACGACCTGTCTCAAGCGCTCGAGCGCACATAG
- a CDS encoding sensor histidine kinase, which produces MRVNPERRRAWAPLAAILAAATLLTLIAVNLMTLAGISSSRPLIVHMRAVQTLLLQTRAALVDAETGRRGFLLLGERVYLEPLERAEKSLPVLLAELRGLHLDEPSRQRRIEELERLASAMLADVRQTVDLYEDGQRRAALATVRNGEAILDAARRLIGQLRDEEDQQLEQRTAAAVRNLEIAMWIDASAGLGLLVLGLLLYAINRDIARREALEAALRDSAKFQEQFVGILGHDLRNPLNAISVGADLLLRKETVAQDSHATLRRIASSAARMRRMVEQLLDLTRARLAGGIPVQPTPGTNLADVARGAVEELRVAHPEAQLTVHATAQISGEWDADRMAQVVSNLVGNAISHGAGGPVDVQVNGANGSAILEVHNGGAPIPADLLPRIFDPFRQAMPATVAHGLGLGLFITRQIVLAHGGTIGVVSAQPEGTTFKVVLPSQRIHR; this is translated from the coding sequence ATGCGCGTGAACCCTGAACGCCGCCGGGCTTGGGCTCCTCTGGCCGCAATTCTCGCGGCGGCGACGCTGCTCACGCTCATTGCCGTCAATCTCATGACGCTGGCTGGAATCAGCTCCAGCCGCCCGCTCATCGTCCACATGCGGGCCGTCCAGACCCTGCTCCTGCAAACGCGCGCCGCGCTCGTCGACGCCGAAACCGGCCGGCGTGGCTTCTTGCTGCTCGGAGAGCGGGTCTATCTCGAGCCGCTCGAAAGGGCGGAGAAGTCGTTGCCGGTGCTCCTCGCGGAGCTGCGAGGTCTCCACCTCGACGAACCGTCGCGCCAACGCCGCATCGAGGAGCTGGAACGTCTCGCGTCGGCAATGCTGGCCGACGTGCGTCAGACCGTGGATCTCTACGAGGATGGCCAGCGCAGAGCCGCATTGGCCACCGTCCGCAATGGCGAGGCGATCCTCGATGCGGCGCGGCGTTTGATTGGACAGCTCCGGGACGAGGAGGATCAGCAACTCGAACAGCGCACGGCCGCCGCCGTCCGCAATCTCGAGATCGCGATGTGGATCGACGCCAGCGCGGGGCTCGGCCTGCTCGTCCTCGGCCTCCTCCTCTACGCCATCAACCGCGACATCGCCCGCCGCGAGGCGCTGGAAGCGGCACTCCGCGACTCTGCGAAATTCCAGGAGCAGTTCGTCGGCATCCTCGGCCACGATCTGCGCAATCCGCTCAATGCCATCTCGGTGGGCGCGGACCTCCTCCTGCGCAAGGAGACGGTTGCGCAGGATTCACACGCGACCCTCCGCCGGATCGCCTCGAGCGCGGCGAGGATGCGGCGGATGGTCGAACAGCTCCTCGATCTGACTCGCGCGCGGCTCGCAGGCGGGATTCCGGTCCAGCCCACTCCGGGAACCAATCTCGCCGACGTCGCGCGCGGCGCGGTGGAGGAGCTTCGCGTCGCTCACCCGGAAGCGCAGCTGACGGTGCATGCCACGGCGCAGATCAGCGGCGAATGGGATGCGGACCGGATGGCGCAGGTGGTCTCGAACCTGGTCGGCAACGCCATCTCCCACGGCGCCGGCGGTCCTGTGGACGTCCAGGTCAACGGTGCGAATGGATCGGCGATCCTCGAAGTCCACAACGGAGGCGCGCCCATTCCGGCGGATCTGTTGCCACGGATCTTCGATCCGTTTCGCCAGGCGATGCCGGCGACGGTCGCGCACGGCCTCGGTCTCGGCCTCTTCATCACGCGGCAGATCGTGCTCGCGCACGGCGGAACCATCGGCGTGGTCTCGGCGCAGCCGGAGGGAACGACCTTCAAGGTCGTCCTGCCATCGCAGAGGATTCACAGGTGA
- a CDS encoding class I SAM-dependent rRNA methyltransferase: MRPRPSSAPRQAAKRKPPVLGSIAATSDEATVVLSKRAMERLAQGHVWIYRSDIAAPDALAGGEIVRLTDERGWFAGKAFYGSISQIAVRLLTREDEPVDEEFFVRRLSQAIALRDLTFPDPARQRACRLVHGEADLLPGLIVDRYADCLSVQTLIEATDARRDLFADLLQRLFAPRAIVERNDVRVRAHEGLEQRKGMLRGSDPGAVEFLEGEVKLVADLPAGQKTGAFLDQAENRIEAGRYARGRALDCFTYGGAFALQLARRANQVTAVDISEQATAQGREAAARNGAKNVEFKVANAFDLLRAESEAGERYDTIVLDPPAFAKTKSSIDAALRGYKEINLRAFHLLSPGGVLVTCSCSFHIDEAIFERTVLQAASDAKRSVQVVERRGAARDHPTLLGVPETRYLKCLILRVI; encoded by the coding sequence ATGCGCCCGCGGCCCAGTTCCGCTCCGCGCCAGGCCGCGAAACGCAAGCCGCCCGTCCTGGGCAGCATCGCCGCGACGTCGGACGAAGCGACGGTCGTGCTTTCGAAGCGAGCGATGGAGCGGCTGGCGCAGGGACACGTCTGGATCTACCGTTCGGACATCGCCGCACCCGACGCGCTCGCCGGCGGCGAGATCGTCCGGCTCACCGATGAGCGCGGCTGGTTCGCCGGGAAGGCGTTCTACGGATCGATCAGCCAGATCGCCGTCCGCCTCCTCACCCGGGAGGACGAGCCCGTCGACGAGGAATTCTTCGTCCGGCGCCTCTCGCAGGCCATCGCGCTGCGCGACCTCACCTTCCCGGACCCCGCGCGCCAGCGAGCGTGCCGCCTGGTGCACGGCGAGGCCGATCTGCTGCCGGGGCTGATCGTCGACCGATATGCGGACTGCCTGAGCGTCCAGACGCTGATCGAGGCGACCGATGCACGGCGCGACCTCTTCGCCGACCTTCTCCAGCGATTGTTCGCGCCGCGGGCGATCGTCGAGCGCAACGACGTGCGCGTTCGCGCTCACGAAGGACTGGAGCAGCGCAAGGGGATGCTCCGCGGGAGCGATCCCGGGGCCGTCGAGTTCCTGGAGGGAGAAGTGAAGCTGGTCGCCGATCTTCCCGCGGGCCAGAAGACCGGCGCCTTCCTCGACCAGGCCGAGAACCGGATCGAAGCGGGCCGATACGCTCGCGGCCGCGCTCTCGACTGCTTCACGTACGGAGGCGCCTTTGCACTGCAGCTCGCGCGCCGCGCCAACCAGGTGACGGCTGTCGACATCAGCGAACAAGCCACCGCGCAGGGACGCGAAGCGGCCGCGCGCAACGGGGCAAAGAACGTCGAGTTCAAGGTCGCGAACGCCTTCGATCTGTTGCGGGCAGAGAGCGAGGCCGGAGAACGGTACGACACCATCGTTCTCGATCCGCCTGCGTTCGCGAAGACCAAGTCGTCCATCGATGCGGCGCTGCGCGGCTACAAGGAGATCAACCTGCGCGCCTTCCATCTGCTCTCGCCGGGCGGCGTGCTGGTGACCTGCAGCTGCTCCTTCCACATCGATGAGGCGATCTTCGAGAGGACCGTGCTGCAGGCGGCGTCCGACGCCAAGCGAAGCGTGCAGGTCGTCGAGCGCCGCGGCGCGGCCCGGGACCACCCCACCCTCCTCGGCGTTCCGGAAACGCGTTATCTGAAGTGCCTCATCCTGCGAGTGATCTAG
- a CDS encoding 1-acyl-sn-glycerol-3-phosphate acyltransferase: MTDTMVSALIIGIHGEGEASERVLRGWARRFLLVAGARVVVQRDAELDPDRSYVFVSNHTSNLDVPAIVSVVDHPLRFIAKQELARIPIFGWAARRMGHVFIDRKDRGGATRAIRGRMERGLRGASLFFFAEGTRAVRDELLPFKKGAAVAALEMGLDCVPIGVAGARAVLKPKGFSLFQPGRIAVVFGAPLPTATHALDRRDQLVAAQRDAVQVALEEARALLTARSLAG; encoded by the coding sequence ATGACCGACACCATGGTGTCGGCCCTGATCATCGGCATTCACGGCGAGGGCGAGGCCTCGGAGCGCGTGCTTCGGGGCTGGGCCCGCCGGTTCCTCCTCGTCGCCGGAGCGCGCGTCGTCGTGCAGCGCGACGCCGAGCTGGATCCCGATCGCTCGTATGTCTTCGTCTCCAACCACACCTCGAACCTGGACGTGCCCGCCATCGTCTCCGTCGTCGATCATCCGCTCCGCTTCATCGCCAAGCAGGAGCTCGCAAGGATACCGATCTTCGGCTGGGCGGCGCGTCGCATGGGGCACGTCTTCATCGACCGCAAGGACCGCGGTGGCGCGACGCGTGCCATCCGCGGGCGCATGGAACGAGGCCTGCGCGGCGCTTCGCTCTTCTTCTTCGCCGAGGGGACGCGCGCCGTCCGCGACGAGCTGCTCCCCTTCAAGAAGGGGGCGGCGGTGGCGGCGCTGGAGATGGGCCTCGACTGCGTTCCGATCGGCGTGGCCGGAGCGCGCGCCGTGCTCAAGCCGAAGGGCTTCTCGCTCTTCCAGCCCGGTCGCATCGCGGTGGTGTTCGGCGCGCCGCTCCCGACCGCGACCCATGCGCTCGATCGGCGGGATCAGCTCGTCGCCGCCCAGCGCGATGCCGTGCAGGTGGCGCTGGAGGAAGCGCGCGCGCTCTTGACTGCTAGATCACTCGCAGGATGA
- the genX gene encoding EF-P lysine aminoacylase GenX, translating into MARARSALARKLRDALEQRGYQEVETPIAVPFAGQEPHLRPFETTFTPDLPVPPGGVAGARRLHLHTSPEYAMKRLLAREGFPRCYQFARVFRDGEISPTHNPEFTLLELYAAPGSADSIMADLEQILFAGAAEAPARKGHGRRASPVSLRPPFERITCRDAFARYAGFDPVPLDAEAFTQAARACGVRPAAGASWDDVFTQVLMEKVEPALGIERPTYLVEYPASQAALARLKPSDARVAERFELYAAGLELANGFSELCDSREQRRRLVEEQEQRRGLGREVFPLDEKFLAALDRIGEAGGVAVGFDRLLMLLTGAETIAEVLLFPAAEEYAAARDRS; encoded by the coding sequence ATGGCCCGCGCCCGTTCGGCGCTTGCGCGCAAGCTGCGCGACGCCCTCGAGCAGCGCGGCTATCAGGAAGTGGAGACTCCCATCGCGGTGCCGTTCGCCGGGCAGGAGCCGCACCTGCGTCCCTTCGAGACGACCTTCACGCCGGACCTGCCGGTTCCGCCCGGTGGAGTGGCAGGAGCGCGTCGCCTTCATCTGCACACCAGCCCCGAATACGCGATGAAGCGGCTGCTCGCGCGCGAAGGATTCCCCCGCTGCTACCAGTTTGCGCGCGTGTTCCGCGACGGCGAGATCTCGCCCACGCACAACCCGGAGTTCACGCTGCTCGAGCTCTATGCCGCCCCCGGCAGCGCGGACTCGATCATGGCCGATCTGGAACAGATTCTTTTCGCCGGCGCGGCCGAGGCGCCGGCGCGCAAGGGGCACGGCCGCCGCGCCAGTCCGGTTTCGCTTCGTCCGCCCTTCGAGCGGATCACCTGCCGCGACGCCTTCGCGCGGTACGCGGGCTTCGACCCCGTGCCTCTCGACGCCGAGGCGTTTACGCAGGCTGCGCGTGCCTGCGGCGTGCGCCCGGCCGCCGGCGCCTCCTGGGACGACGTGTTCACGCAGGTCCTCATGGAGAAGGTCGAGCCCGCGCTGGGGATCGAGCGGCCTACTTACCTCGTCGAATACCCTGCGTCGCAGGCGGCGCTCGCGCGGCTCAAGCCCTCGGATGCGCGCGTCGCGGAGCGCTTCGAGCTGTACGCGGCCGGGCTCGAGCTGGCGAACGGATTCTCCGAGCTCTGCGACTCCCGGGAGCAGCGCCGCCGTCTGGTCGAGGAGCAGGAGCAGCGCCGCGGCCTCGGCCGCGAAGTCTTTCCGCTCGACGAGAAATTCCTCGCCGCCCTCGATCGGATCGGCGAAGCGGGGGGCGTCGCGGTGGGATTCGACCGCCTCTTGATGCTTCTCACTGGCGCGGAGACCATCGCGGAGGTCCTTCTCTTTCCGGCCGCGGAGGAGTACGCGGCGGCGCGGGACCGCTCGTGA
- a CDS encoding HAMP domain-containing protein, which yields MGRQELLLALAILFLLGVGATAARLVEARRTGLSLRLQVFIPLAATTLLLSAMFAVIVIDRFTARASLFATRAAEDEARAIAELAARTPANSLRPILQAFTRSAIDTDVAFLDGEGHVVLEAGEAHPGVARVSAEAPVAGGGIVRVRKATFGMVQLMSDVAPKVALLALMFAVASAALAILIGGAVAGPIERLTRAAQRVAAGERQAPLPEPRGREVRELTHALESMRKELEERHALETFVADVSHELKNPVAAIRASAEVLTEGAADEPETARRFALRIRESADKLQQLTQDLLSLARLEARGIEPKDEPVDLCAIAREVVDAQSPTAAARRVRVELRASGPFRVRGDPLWLRRALENLVGNAVQHSPQGERVELEISGGPECVAEVRDYGPGVDPAIRDRLFERFATTRHGDGGTGLGLAIVRTVAELHGGRAELRETGPRGSVFALSLPRA from the coding sequence ATGGGTAGGCAGGAGCTGCTGCTCGCGCTTGCGATTCTGTTCCTCCTCGGCGTCGGCGCCACCGCGGCGCGCCTGGTGGAGGCGCGGCGGACGGGCCTCTCGCTGCGACTTCAAGTGTTCATCCCCCTCGCTGCCACCACGCTGCTGCTGTCCGCCATGTTCGCGGTGATCGTGATCGACCGCTTCACCGCCCGCGCATCGCTCTTCGCCACCCGCGCCGCCGAAGACGAGGCGCGGGCCATCGCGGAGCTCGCTGCGCGGACGCCGGCCAACTCGCTGCGCCCCATCCTGCAGGCCTTCACCCGCAGCGCCATCGACACCGACGTAGCGTTCCTCGACGGCGAGGGCCACGTCGTCCTCGAGGCGGGCGAGGCGCATCCCGGGGTTGCCCGCGTTTCCGCGGAAGCGCCGGTCGCCGGAGGCGGGATCGTCCGCGTTCGCAAGGCAACCTTCGGGATGGTGCAGCTGATGAGCGACGTGGCGCCGAAGGTGGCGCTGCTCGCGCTCATGTTCGCCGTCGCCTCCGCGGCGCTGGCGATTCTGATCGGTGGCGCGGTTGCCGGGCCCATCGAGCGGCTGACCCGCGCGGCGCAGCGCGTGGCCGCCGGAGAGCGCCAGGCGCCCTTGCCCGAGCCCCGCGGCCGCGAGGTGCGCGAGCTGACCCACGCATTGGAGTCGATGCGCAAGGAGCTGGAGGAGCGGCACGCGCTGGAGACGTTCGTCGCCGACGTCTCTCACGAGCTGAAGAATCCGGTGGCCGCCATTCGCGCCTCCGCCGAGGTGCTGACGGAAGGCGCCGCCGACGAGCCGGAGACCGCGCGGCGGTTCGCCCTGCGGATCCGGGAGAGCGCCGACAAGCTCCAGCAGCTCACGCAGGATCTCTTGTCACTGGCCCGCCTCGAAGCGCGCGGAATCGAACCCAAGGACGAGCCGGTGGACCTCTGCGCGATCGCCCGGGAGGTCGTCGACGCGCAGAGTCCCACGGCTGCCGCGCGGCGGGTGCGGGTGGAGCTGCGCGCCAGCGGGCCTTTCCGGGTCCGCGGCGATCCCCTCTGGCTGCGCCGGGCGCTCGAGAACCTCGTCGGCAATGCCGTCCAGCACTCGCCGCAGGGAGAGCGCGTCGAGCTGGAGATCAGCGGCGGTCCGGAGTGCGTCGCCGAGGTGCGCGATTACGGTCCTGGCGTCGATCCCGCAATCCGCGATCGCCTCTTCGAGCGCTTCGCCACCACCCGGCACGGCGACGGCGGCACCGGCCTCGGCCTGGCGATCGTTCGCACCGTGGCGGAGCTGCACGGCGGTCGCGCGGAGCTGCGGGAGACGGGGCCGCGCGGATCCGTCTTCGCGCTCTCGCTGCCGCGCGCGTAA
- a CDS encoding response regulator transcription factor, whose product MPQILLVDDEPAIRESLAFALRRDGFEVSEAASLREARQLAGDADLMILDLVLPDGNGLDFLRSLRGRSDVPVIVLTSRDEETDRVVGLEIGADDYVLKPFSPREVSARVRAVLRRAAKSAPAEEKPLRAGLLSLDTRTRKACVGQRELALSRTEFNLLALFLRSPGRVFERSQILDAVWGSDVVVGDRTVDVHVKALRRKLEEAGGDARVLETVRGVGYRLRDG is encoded by the coding sequence ATGCCTCAAATCCTCCTCGTCGACGACGAGCCCGCCATCCGCGAGAGCCTCGCCTTCGCCCTGCGCCGCGACGGCTTCGAGGTCTCGGAGGCAGCCTCGCTGCGCGAGGCGCGCCAGCTCGCGGGCGACGCCGATCTGATGATCCTCGATCTCGTCCTCCCCGACGGCAACGGGCTCGACTTCCTCCGCTCGCTGCGCGGGCGCAGCGACGTCCCCGTGATCGTGCTCACCAGCCGCGACGAGGAGACCGATCGGGTGGTCGGCCTCGAGATCGGAGCCGACGACTACGTGCTCAAGCCCTTCTCGCCGCGCGAGGTGTCGGCGCGGGTTCGCGCCGTCCTTCGCCGCGCCGCGAAGAGCGCGCCGGCCGAGGAGAAGCCGCTGCGCGCGGGATTGCTGTCCCTGGATACGCGCACGCGCAAGGCCTGTGTCGGCCAGCGCGAGCTCGCGCTCTCCCGGACGGAGTTCAACCTGCTGGCGCTCTTCCTGCGCAGCCCGGGACGCGTCTTCGAGCGCAGCCAGATCCTCGACGCCGTCTGGGGCAGCGACGTGGTCGTCGGCGATCGGACGGTGGACGTCCACGTCAAGGCCCTGCGCCGCAAGCTGGAGGAGGCGGGCGGCGACGCGCGGGTGCTGGAGACGGTGCGCGGGGTGGGGTACCGTCTGCGCGATGGGTAG
- a CDS encoding glycosyltransferase family 39 protein, which yields MFWTSRSPLAAGRTACYGREESMARLEKNADPQPQTEWAETLPGFVREVSWLRWLLPLSAERRLTIGFVVLAALLYVPWLGATGFWDPWEPHYGEVAREMIARGDYIHPWWESAWFFSKPALDLWLMAAGMLAVNANGPDRFVGVFTEWGVRLPYAAITAMGAVLLFIMADRLLTRRSAVIGTIAILTSPLFVFLARQAVPDPVFVGLLEGAMACLMIVLLDDTDEPHHGWAAAFYCFVGFATLSKGLLGFALPGAVTLVYCVITGEWHRLRRLHLAAGSLIVLLICAPWYGTMFAFDGRDDEGKTFFERFIIHDHFKRLALGVHTTTPGGTFTYFVEQIGFDCFPWVFAFPGAAAMLTRVRVRPQSARERAMLFLLLWFLIGFAVFAFSATKFHHYALPVLAPLLFFCALWVERLLAEGLWANAGPIFAGALLYALVAHDLALTPKHLTDMFVYNYDRPYPDKETDPRQIFTVLFYAGAAVAFSPWIFDRLAQLWRWARRKPAAAVAAGEPPQDRNVAVWSLVAVALAFAVFCGWFHWRRLSPHWTQRDLFWEYYHQSTPEEPIAAYQMNWRGETFYSRNTVRQVGRPGAPAATLADFMNGPGQRKWFLVEQSRLNGLRQALGGARLKVVESRNNKFVLAVAERAEEKSTIEAQPEKPPGPIGAPP from the coding sequence ATGTTTTGGACTTCGCGATCTCCGCTTGCTGCTGGGCGCACTGCGTGCTACGGCCGCGAGGAGTCGATGGCGCGCCTCGAGAAGAACGCCGACCCGCAGCCGCAGACCGAATGGGCAGAGACGCTCCCCGGGTTCGTGCGCGAGGTCTCCTGGCTTCGCTGGCTCCTGCCGCTGAGCGCCGAGCGGCGCCTGACCATCGGTTTCGTCGTCCTCGCCGCGCTGCTCTACGTGCCCTGGCTCGGCGCCACCGGCTTCTGGGACCCGTGGGAGCCGCATTACGGCGAGGTGGCGCGCGAGATGATCGCGCGCGGCGACTACATCCATCCCTGGTGGGAATCCGCCTGGTTCTTCTCCAAGCCCGCGCTCGACCTCTGGCTGATGGCGGCGGGCATGCTGGCGGTGAACGCCAACGGCCCCGACCGCTTCGTCGGCGTGTTCACCGAGTGGGGCGTACGCTTGCCCTACGCGGCCATCACGGCGATGGGCGCCGTCCTGCTGTTCATCATGGCCGATCGGCTGCTCACCCGCCGCAGCGCCGTGATCGGAACGATCGCCATCCTCACCAGCCCGCTGTTCGTCTTCCTCGCCCGCCAGGCCGTGCCGGACCCGGTGTTCGTCGGGCTCCTCGAAGGCGCCATGGCGTGCTTGATGATCGTCCTGCTCGACGATACGGACGAGCCGCACCACGGCTGGGCCGCCGCGTTCTACTGCTTCGTGGGCTTCGCGACGCTCTCCAAGGGCCTCCTCGGCTTCGCGCTGCCGGGCGCGGTGACGCTGGTCTACTGCGTCATCACCGGCGAGTGGCATCGCCTGCGCCGCCTGCATCTCGCGGCGGGTTCGCTGATCGTCCTCCTCATCTGCGCGCCCTGGTACGGGACGATGTTCGCCTTCGACGGCCGCGACGACGAGGGCAAGACGTTCTTCGAGCGCTTCATCATCCACGACCACTTCAAGCGCCTGGCCCTCGGCGTGCACACGACGACGCCGGGCGGCACGTTCACGTATTTCGTCGAGCAGATCGGTTTCGACTGCTTTCCCTGGGTATTCGCTTTTCCCGGCGCGGCGGCCATGCTGACCCGCGTCCGCGTCCGGCCGCAGTCGGCGCGCGAGCGGGCGATGCTGTTCCTGCTCCTCTGGTTCCTGATCGGCTTCGCCGTCTTCGCCTTCTCCGCCACCAAGTTCCACCACTACGCTCTTCCGGTCCTCGCGCCGCTGCTCTTCTTCTGCGCTCTCTGGGTCGAGCGGCTGCTAGCCGAGGGCCTGTGGGCAAACGCTGGCCCCATCTTCGCAGGCGCGCTCCTCTACGCGCTGGTGGCGCACGACCTGGCGCTGACGCCCAAGCACCTGACCGACATGTTCGTCTACAACTACGATCGCCCCTATCCGGACAAGGAGACGGATCCGCGGCAGATCTTCACGGTGCTCTTCTACGCCGGCGCGGCGGTCGCGTTCTCTCCGTGGATCTTCGATCGGCTTGCGCAGCTCTGGCGCTGGGCACGGAGGAAACCGGCCGCTGCCGTGGCCGCCGGCGAGCCGCCGCAGGATCGCAACGTGGCGGTCTGGTCGCTGGTCGCCGTGGCGCTGGCCTTCGCCGTCTTCTGCGGCTGGTTCCACTGGCGCCGGCTGTCGCCGCACTGGACGCAGCGCGATCTCTTCTGGGAGTACTACCACCAGAGCACGCCCGAGGAGCCCATCGCGGCCTACCAGATGAACTGGCGCGGCGAGACGTTCTACTCGCGCAACACCGTGCGCCAGGTCGGCCGCCCCGGCGCCCCGGCCGCAACGCTCGCCGATTTCATGAACGGTCCGGGACAGCGGAAGTGGTTCCTCGTCGAGCAGTCGAGGTTGAACGGCCTGAGGCAGGCTCTCGGTGGCGCGCGGCTGAAAGTGGTTGAGTCGCGCAACAACAAGTTCGTGCTCGCCGTGGCCGAGCGCGCGGAAGAGAAGTCGACGATCGAAGCACAGCCCGAGAAGCCGCCGGGGCCCATCGGCGCACCACCCTGA
- a CDS encoding rhomboid family intramembrane serine protease: protein MAAWTEEATFAQPAAESAALRPVASEGLSISGVPWVTIVMLLSALWMLLAASGLRSGVGLPSLLLYGAKATPLILDRGETWRLFAANLLHKDPLHLAFNAFALWNVGGALERAVRPADYLALLIFTALGTTLVSAIGADSISLGASGMAFGVLGASVTFGWRRGVRGTLRSWFGLRIVPWLLALFAAGLGSAGVDNWGHGGGLLTGAILGCFLTPRHWPGEAAARRLAAAAGALLGTLSLGVVAAPALPALGQFRKGPAEVEVKMPLGWRRAAASANVVSYSNGLAGSFRSSATLIQTVSCRGHGCSCDRVVRGALEEDLWRLADVGRLKKIHLGDASPMKAVPGASRADGIIDGEDGQAKVSAACMSREAGPVALIVLQPPGGSASLIERMAATLTWRDKR, encoded by the coding sequence ATGGCGGCGTGGACGGAAGAAGCCACTTTTGCACAACCGGCAGCGGAATCGGCCGCGCTTCGCCCGGTTGCATCCGAGGGATTGTCCATCTCCGGTGTTCCGTGGGTGACAATCGTCATGCTGCTTTCGGCGCTCTGGATGCTCCTGGCGGCGTCCGGCCTGCGCTCCGGGGTCGGCCTTCCCTCCCTGCTGCTGTATGGGGCAAAGGCGACCCCCCTGATCCTCGACCGCGGCGAGACCTGGCGGCTGTTCGCGGCCAACCTTTTGCACAAGGATCCCCTGCACCTCGCCTTCAACGCCTTCGCGCTCTGGAACGTGGGCGGCGCGCTGGAGCGCGCGGTGCGGCCGGCGGACTACCTCGCGCTGCTCATCTTCACGGCGCTGGGGACCACGCTGGTCTCCGCCATCGGCGCCGACTCGATCTCGCTGGGCGCTTCCGGCATGGCCTTTGGCGTCCTGGGCGCCTCGGTGACGTTCGGATGGCGCCGTGGCGTGCGCGGCACGCTGCGCTCCTGGTTCGGCCTGCGCATCGTTCCCTGGCTGCTCGCACTGTTCGCGGCCGGACTCGGATCGGCGGGCGTGGACAATTGGGGCCACGGCGGTGGCCTTCTGACCGGTGCGATCCTCGGCTGCTTCCTCACTCCCCGTCACTGGCCTGGCGAAGCGGCTGCGCGGAGGCTGGCCGCGGCGGCCGGTGCGCTCCTGGGGACCCTGTCGCTCGGGGTGGTCGCCGCGCCGGCGCTGCCCGCGCTCGGCCAGTTTCGCAAGGGTCCCGCCGAAGTGGAAGTGAAAATGCCGCTGGGCTGGCGGCGCGCCGCCGCCTCCGCCAACGTCGTCTCGTACTCCAACGGCCTGGCCGGCTCGTTCCGCAGCTCCGCCACGCTGATCCAGACGGTGTCCTGCCGCGGACACGGATGCTCCTGCGACCGGGTGGTGCGCGGCGCGCTGGAAGAGGACCTGTGGCGCCTGGCCGACGTCGGCCGCCTGAAGAAGATCCATCTCGGCGACGCATCGCCGATGAAGGCGGTCCCCGGTGCGTCGCGCGCCGACGGCATCATCGACGGCGAGGACGGACAGGCGAAGGTCAGCGCCGCCTGCATGTCGCGCGAGGCTGGTCCCGTGGCGCTGATCGTCCTGCAACCACCGGGAGGCAGCGCATCGCTCATCGAGCGGATGGCAGCGACGCTCACCTGGCGCGACAAACGCTAG